A region of Methanomicrobia archaeon DNA encodes the following proteins:
- a CDS encoding DNA alkylation repair protein: MAEGTRYSEILDRLKALSDPKAVEGMARFGITPENTYGVSIPNLRKIAKELGTDHHLAQELWSSGIHEAKILASMIDDPEEVTEVQMERWIKDFDSWDICDQCCSNLFDKTDLAYQKAVEWSAQEEEFVKRAGFVLMAALAVHDKKAEDRAFLQFLPLIKRESTDARNFVKKAVNWALRQIGKRTIVLNTKAIETAKEIWEFETRSAQWIAADALRELTSEKIQRRLLRQK, from the coding sequence ATGGCTGAGGGAACGCGGTATAGCGAAATTCTGGATAGACTGAAAGCCTTATCCGATCCAAAAGCCGTAGAGGGTATGGCACGGTTTGGAATCACCCCGGAAAACACCTACGGCGTCTCAATTCCAAATCTGCGGAAGATTGCTAAGGAACTAGGGACCGATCATCACCTCGCGCAAGAACTGTGGTCGTCCGGCATACACGAGGCAAAAATACTCGCGAGCATGATTGACGATCCCGAAGAGGTTACAGAAGTGCAGATGGAGCGCTGGATAAAAGACTTCGATTCCTGGGACATCTGCGACCAGTGCTGCAGCAATCTCTTCGACAAAACCGATCTTGCGTATCAGAAAGCGGTTGAATGGAGTGCACAGGAGGAGGAATTCGTCAAGCGAGCTGGATTTGTCTTGATGGCTGCGTTAGCGGTGCACGATAAGAAGGCAGAAGATAGAGCATTCTTGCAGTTCTTACCTTTGATCAAACGCGAATCCACTGATGCGAGAAACTTTGTGAAGAAAGCGGTCAATTGGGCGTTACGTCAAATTGGGAAACGAACTATCGTTTTGAACACAAAGGCGATTGAAACGGCGAAAGAGATCTGGGAGTTCGAAACAAGAAGCGCACAGTGGATCGCCGCGGATGCATTGCGGGAATTAACCAGCGAAAAGATTCAAAGGAGGTTGCTCCGGCAGAAATAG